The proteins below come from a single Roseiflexus sp. RS-1 genomic window:
- a CDS encoding CPBP family intramembrane glutamic endopeptidase, which translates to METLHPPAPRLPLPGAPRAAIGALVADLLIAIGMALILSVAVVGVMIGLRAAQTGLDVNALGQLNPQEITRLIGVDGMLTLLLLQNLVFIGVAVIRVRALRREPLAVLGFSAPQPLRLALFGVGLGVLALFVNGIVGMIFVSAGIRQNQAALYPLFPGDYLGQALFFVGAAILAPIGEEVLFRGYLFGSLRRLAGDSRAGIVIAYGVSALVFALAHSLAASEGVIALLVPSFLIGLVFAWGFDRSGSLLPGIVAHALNNSIAFAALLTCINNPGVCPQV; encoded by the coding sequence ATGGAAACCCTGCATCCGCCGGCGCCGCGTCTTCCGCTTCCTGGTGCACCACGCGCCGCGATTGGCGCCCTGGTTGCAGACCTGCTGATCGCAATCGGCATGGCGCTGATCCTCAGCGTTGCAGTGGTCGGCGTGATGATCGGATTGCGCGCCGCGCAGACCGGTCTTGATGTCAATGCCCTCGGTCAACTGAATCCGCAGGAGATCACGCGGCTGATCGGCGTCGATGGGATGCTGACGCTGCTCCTGCTGCAAAATCTCGTCTTCATTGGCGTCGCGGTCATACGAGTGCGGGCGCTGCGGCGCGAACCGCTCGCGGTGCTGGGGTTCAGCGCGCCGCAACCGCTGCGTCTGGCGCTGTTCGGCGTCGGGTTGGGAGTGCTGGCGCTCTTCGTGAATGGCATTGTCGGCATGATCTTCGTCAGTGCTGGCATTCGTCAGAACCAGGCGGCGCTCTATCCGTTGTTTCCCGGCGATTATCTGGGGCAGGCATTGTTTTTTGTCGGGGCGGCAATCCTGGCGCCGATCGGTGAAGAAGTGTTGTTCCGCGGCTACCTCTTCGGCTCCCTCCGCCGGCTTGCAGGTGACTCACGTGCAGGCATCGTCATCGCCTACGGCGTCAGCGCACTGGTATTCGCCCTGGCGCACTCGCTGGCAGCCAGCGAAGGGGTGATTGCGCTGCTCGTTCCGTCGTTCCTGATCGGTCTGGTGTTCGCCTGGGGATTTGATCGCAGCGGCAGTTTGCTTCCCGGCATCGTCGCGCACGCGCTGAATAACAGTATCGCATTTGCGGCATTACTGACATGCATCAACAATCCGGGCGTATGCCCGCAGGTGTGA
- a CDS encoding MiaB/RimO family radical SAM methylthiotransferase, protein MPEEARATQSRDATPRERRYYVWTVGCQMNVSDSERLEAALQGVGYAPAERPEDASFIVLNSCSVRASAEERILGKLSEVQRLKRKHPDTKVVLWGCMVGPGNQSIFQSRLPMVDHFVSPSAVDEVLALAPNPIYQLEEPALPVARWDHPPVSVHVPIQYGCNMSCSFCVIPLRRGRERSRPLDEIVEECRRIVARGAKEITLLGQIVDSWGHDLPGRPDLADLLRAVHDIPGLLRLRFLTSHPAWMTDRLIAAVAELPRCMPDINLPVQAGDDALLKIMRRGYTVQRYRDLIAKIRDAIPDVSLTTDVIVGHPGETRERFEGTKRLLEDIRFDKVHIAAFSSRPGTRAADMELDPTLAVPEGEKQLRRIELERLQEQIAAERNARFLHQTVEVLVEGEHKGKWRGRTPGNKLVFFSDPDDWTGRLARVIITHTGPWSLQGVLARSDETFARVNGALHAVAAANGAAV, encoded by the coding sequence ATGCCAGAAGAAGCGCGCGCGACGCAATCACGCGACGCCACGCCGCGCGAACGCCGCTATTATGTCTGGACGGTCGGCTGCCAGATGAACGTTTCGGACTCGGAACGGCTCGAAGCCGCGCTGCAGGGTGTCGGCTACGCGCCTGCCGAACGTCCTGAAGACGCGAGTTTCATTGTGCTCAACTCATGCAGCGTGCGCGCCTCGGCGGAAGAGCGCATCCTGGGCAAACTGAGCGAGGTGCAACGCCTCAAACGCAAGCACCCGGACACAAAAGTGGTGCTCTGGGGGTGCATGGTCGGTCCTGGCAATCAATCGATCTTCCAGAGCCGCCTGCCCATGGTCGACCATTTTGTGTCGCCATCGGCTGTCGACGAAGTGCTGGCGCTGGCGCCGAACCCGATCTACCAGCTTGAAGAGCCGGCGCTGCCGGTGGCGCGCTGGGATCATCCGCCGGTATCGGTGCATGTGCCGATCCAGTACGGCTGCAACATGTCGTGCTCATTCTGCGTCATCCCGCTGCGCCGTGGGCGCGAGCGCAGCCGTCCGCTCGACGAGATCGTCGAGGAGTGCCGCCGGATTGTGGCGCGTGGCGCAAAAGAGATCACATTGCTGGGGCAGATCGTCGACTCGTGGGGGCACGATCTTCCGGGGCGCCCCGATCTGGCGGATCTGTTGCGCGCCGTTCACGACATCCCCGGTTTGCTGCGACTGCGCTTTCTGACCTCGCACCCGGCGTGGATGACCGACCGCCTGATTGCGGCAGTGGCGGAACTGCCGCGCTGCATGCCGGACATCAACCTGCCGGTGCAGGCAGGCGATGATGCGCTGCTCAAGATCATGCGCCGCGGGTACACGGTGCAACGCTACCGCGACCTGATTGCAAAAATCCGCGATGCCATCCCCGATGTGTCGCTGACCACCGATGTGATCGTCGGGCATCCCGGTGAGACGCGCGAACGTTTCGAGGGGACGAAGCGCCTGCTGGAAGACATCCGCTTCGACAAGGTGCACATTGCGGCATTCTCGTCGCGCCCCGGCACACGCGCTGCCGACATGGAACTCGACCCGACGCTGGCGGTTCCCGAAGGTGAGAAACAACTGCGGCGCATCGAACTTGAGCGTCTCCAGGAACAGATCGCTGCCGAACGCAATGCGCGCTTCCTGCATCAGACCGTCGAGGTGCTGGTCGAAGGCGAACACAAGGGCAAGTGGCGCGGGCGCACACCCGGCAACAAACTGGTGTTCTTCAGCGACCCGGACGACTGGACAGGACGCCTGGCACGGGTGATCATCACCCACACCGGTCCCTGGTCGCTCCAGGGTGTGCTGGCGCGGTCAGATGAGACGTTTGCGCGCGTCAACGGCGCGCTGCATGCCGTTGCTGCGGCGAATGGAGCGGCAGTCTGA
- a CDS encoding Eco57I restriction-modification methylase domain-containing protein, with protein sequence MAIPSSIYPSLRLEGGLFSPDLIEALTTADLPGQKPPDFRLPPGRSLTGEIAAAFNDARALWQVFQNRLERLPADDPATSATREFWVIPFLRLLGYDLRFNSRALEVDGAPFPISHALGADQSQDHAGAEAPVPVHIVGCRQELGRVAPAARPRLSPHALVQEYLNRSEALWGIVTNGRTLRLLRNSTFVRRQAYVEFDLAAIFADEGRFADFVLLYRLLHRTRLPSDGRAPADCLLETYYQQAVEQGGRVRERLRDGVEQAIVILANGFLRHPASVALRATLQTWRGEGATASSSPSEAVHAEHVQRQGEGADALYHQLLRLVYRLLFLLTAEERGLMGGDPLYRDHYGVGRLRRLCTRRTAYTDHDDLWLSLRALWLVLTDERMARLLDAPPLNGELFAHQELDDASIANRDLLRAFWHLAFYREGDAPPRRVNYAALDTEELGSVYESLLDYHPAITFDTRGRPTFVLTFGSERKATGSYYTPPSLVNELVQSALAPVLEERLRPCRTAREKEAALLALNVLDPACGSGHFLLAAARRLGKELARIRTGEDEPAPERVREAIRDVVAHCIYGVDRNPLAVELARVALWLESHAEGKPLTFLDHRIKCGDSLVGVLDLEALREGLPDDAFAPVVGDDRKLAANLKRRNRTEREGQLTLFDAPIDHDLSPLAETVRRIETIRDDTPDQVHRKRATYEAWRTDPHLRRLSNACDLWTAAFFQALAPHPRPTAPDAPASPAQNPERIITTDAIRRVLAGQPIAANLLGEAQALAAEHRFFHWPLEFPEVFAFHPQPHQGGTASGGFDVVLGNPPWERIKLQEEEFFAVRDPQIARAANAAARKRLIAALPQTNPALWEAYQRALHAAESASRFLRGSGQYPLTGRGDINTYSVFAERVRSLLNVRGRAGIIVPTGIATDATNQFFFADLADKGQLASLFDFENRQRLFPAVDSRMKFCLLTLAGSWQPTPAGVREAAPMVFAFFATHADHLRDPRRVFTLTADDIARINPNTRTLPVFRTRQDADLTRAVYRRVPVLVNEHTGENPWGVRFLRMFDMSNDSHLFRTRAELEQQGYRLVGNRLIKDGSIYLPMYEGRLGFQFNHRYATQPSGNLQVVSLSQLQEACFLVEPQFFVDQNDFKTRMGRLRLSCVTGLLGYRRISNNTNERTVVASIIPWGPASYGWILSLGPDAAGLSLLCATYNSLVFDYLLRQSLSQPSIPQSTFEQVAALPPTAYTPADLAFIVPRVLELTYTAWDLKPFADDVWNEADDELRAAIHAAWEANRIAAGGHEWRLPSWISAYPEIEANPQKGIPFPPFRWDEDRRAVLRAELDAYYARLYGLTRKQLRYILDPADLTERELADILDPWEEVRDPLDPAGYAARVAASTFPGETFRVLKEKELRQFGEYRTRRLVLEAWEQLERR encoded by the coding sequence ATGGCGATACCATCTTCGATCTATCCGTCGTTACGTCTTGAGGGCGGGTTGTTCAGTCCCGACCTGATCGAGGCGCTGACCACCGCCGATCTGCCGGGGCAGAAGCCGCCGGATTTTCGTCTTCCGCCCGGTCGCAGCCTGACCGGTGAAATCGCTGCGGCGTTCAACGACGCCCGCGCGCTCTGGCAGGTGTTTCAGAACCGTCTGGAGCGTCTTCCCGCCGATGATCCGGCGACCTCTGCGACCCGTGAGTTCTGGGTGATCCCGTTTCTGCGGCTGCTCGGCTATGATCTGCGCTTCAATTCGCGCGCGCTGGAGGTGGACGGCGCGCCGTTCCCCATTTCTCATGCGCTCGGCGCCGATCAGTCGCAGGATCATGCTGGCGCAGAAGCGCCTGTTCCGGTTCACATTGTCGGTTGTCGCCAGGAGTTGGGGCGCGTCGCTCCTGCCGCGCGCCCGCGCCTGTCGCCGCACGCCCTGGTTCAGGAGTACCTCAATCGCTCTGAGGCGCTGTGGGGAATCGTCACCAACGGGCGCACGCTGCGCCTGCTGCGCAATTCGACGTTTGTGCGCCGCCAGGCGTATGTCGAGTTTGATCTGGCGGCGATCTTCGCCGATGAGGGGCGGTTTGCCGATTTTGTGCTGCTCTACCGCCTGCTGCACCGCACCCGCCTGCCGTCTGACGGGCGCGCTCCCGCCGATTGCCTGCTGGAGACCTACTATCAGCAGGCAGTCGAGCAGGGCGGGCGGGTGCGCGAGCGCCTGCGCGATGGGGTGGAACAGGCGATTGTGATCCTGGCGAATGGCTTTTTGCGCCATCCCGCTTCGGTTGCGCTGCGCGCGACGCTCCAGACCTGGCGCGGCGAGGGGGCGACCGCTTCCTCTTCTCCGTCGGAAGCGGTTCACGCTGAGCATGTTCAGCGCCAGGGCGAGGGTGCGGATGCGCTCTACCACCAGTTGTTGCGCCTGGTCTATCGCCTGCTCTTCCTGCTGACGGCGGAAGAGCGCGGATTGATGGGCGGCGACCCGCTCTACCGCGATCACTACGGCGTGGGTCGCCTGCGCCGCCTGTGTACGCGCCGCACTGCCTACACCGATCACGACGACCTGTGGCTGTCGTTGCGCGCGCTGTGGCTGGTGCTGACCGATGAGCGCATGGCGCGCCTGCTGGATGCGCCGCCGCTCAATGGCGAACTCTTTGCCCATCAGGAATTGGACGACGCCAGCATCGCCAACCGCGACCTGCTGCGCGCCTTCTGGCATCTGGCGTTCTACCGCGAGGGGGATGCGCCGCCGCGCCGCGTCAACTACGCCGCGCTGGATACGGAGGAACTCGGTTCGGTGTACGAGAGCCTGCTCGATTACCACCCCGCCATCACCTTCGATACGCGCGGTCGCCCGACCTTTGTGTTGACCTTCGGCTCGGAACGGAAAGCGACCGGCTCGTACTACACGCCGCCGTCACTGGTGAACGAACTGGTGCAGAGCGCGCTGGCGCCGGTGTTGGAGGAACGGTTGCGCCCGTGTCGAACGGCGCGGGAAAAGGAAGCGGCGTTGCTCGCGCTCAACGTGCTCGATCCGGCATGCGGCAGCGGCCATTTTCTGCTCGCCGCCGCCCGTCGTCTGGGGAAGGAACTGGCGCGCATCCGCACCGGCGAAGACGAACCCGCCCCGGAGCGGGTGCGCGAGGCGATCCGCGACGTGGTTGCGCACTGCATCTACGGCGTAGACCGGAACCCGCTGGCGGTTGAACTGGCGCGGGTGGCGCTCTGGCTCGAATCGCACGCCGAAGGGAAGCCGCTCACCTTCCTCGACCATCGGATCAAATGCGGCGACTCGCTGGTGGGGGTTCTCGACCTGGAAGCGTTGCGCGAGGGGCTGCCTGATGACGCCTTTGCGCCGGTCGTCGGCGATGACCGCAAACTGGCGGCAAACCTCAAGCGCCGGAACCGCACCGAGCGGGAAGGGCAACTCACCCTCTTCGACGCGCCGATCGACCACGATCTGTCGCCGCTGGCAGAGACGGTGCGGCGCATCGAGACCATCCGCGACGACACCCCCGATCAGGTGCATCGCAAACGCGCAACCTACGAAGCGTGGCGCACCGACCCGCACCTGCGCCGGTTGAGCAACGCCTGCGATCTGTGGACGGCAGCGTTTTTTCAGGCGCTCGCGCCTCACCCCCGCCCGACTGCGCCGGACGCCCCCGCGTCGCCCGCGCAGAACCCGGAGCGGATCATCACCACCGATGCCATTCGCCGCGTGCTTGCCGGTCAACCGATCGCAGCGAACCTCCTGGGGGAAGCGCAGGCGCTCGCCGCCGAACATCGCTTCTTCCACTGGCCGCTGGAGTTCCCGGAGGTGTTTGCTTTTCACCCCCAGCCCCATCAAGGAGGAACGGCGAGCGGAGGCTTCGACGTTGTTCTGGGCAACCCGCCCTGGGAGCGCATCAAATTGCAGGAAGAAGAGTTCTTCGCCGTCCGCGACCCGCAGATTGCCCGCGCCGCCAACGCCGCTGCCCGCAAACGGCTGATCGCCGCCCTGCCGCAGACCAACCCCGCCCTGTGGGAAGCCTATCAGCGCGCCCTGCATGCCGCCGAAAGCGCCAGTCGCTTCCTGCGCGGCAGCGGACAATACCCCCTCACCGGGCGCGGCGACATCAACACCTACTCGGTCTTCGCCGAACGGGTGCGTAGCCTGCTCAACGTCCGGGGGCGGGCGGGCATCATCGTCCCCACCGGCATCGCCACCGACGCGACCAACCAGTTCTTCTTCGCCGATCTGGCAGACAAGGGGCAACTGGCAAGTCTGTTCGATTTTGAGAACCGCCAGCGACTCTTTCCGGCAGTGGATAGCCGCATGAAGTTCTGCCTCCTCACCCTGGCAGGATCGTGGCAACCGACGCCAGCCGGCGTGCGCGAAGCGGCGCCGATGGTCTTCGCCTTCTTTGCCACCCACGCCGATCACCTGCGCGACCCGCGCCGTGTTTTCACCCTCACAGCGGACGACATTGCCCGCATCAACCCCAACACCCGCACCCTGCCGGTCTTCCGCACCCGGCAAGATGCCGACCTGACTCGCGCCGTCTATCGGCGTGTGCCGGTGTTGGTTAACGAACACACGGGAGAAAACCCCTGGGGCGTGCGCTTCCTGCGCATGTTCGATATGTCCAACGACTCGCACCTCTTCCGCACACGGGCAGAATTGGAGCAGCAGGGGTATCGGTTGGTGGGGAATCGATTGATAAAGGATGGAAGTATCTACCTGCCGATGTATGAAGGAAGGCTGGGGTTTCAATTCAATCATCGGTATGCCACACAACCTTCGGGTAATCTACAAGTCGTATCCCTGTCTCAACTCCAGGAGGCTTGCTTTCTGGTAGAACCCCAATTCTTTGTAGATCAAAATGACTTCAAGACACGGATGGGTCGCTTACGTCTCTCTTGTGTAACAGGATTGCTGGGATACAGGCGTATTTCAAACAATACCAATGAGCGCACTGTCGTTGCGAGTATTATTCCCTGGGGTCCGGCATCGTATGGTTGGATACTCTCACTGGGTCCCGATGCCGCAGGTCTCTCTCTTCTGTGTGCTACCTATAATTCTCTGGTTTTTGATTACCTTTTGAGGCAGTCCCTCAGTCAACCCAGTATTCCGCAATCTACCTTTGAGCAGGTCGCCGCACTTCCCCCCACCGCCTACACCCCCGCCGATCTCGCCTTCATTGTGCCGCGGGTGCTGGAACTGACCTATACCGCCTGGGACCTCAAGCCCTTCGCCGACGATGTGTGGAACGAAGCCGATGACGAACTGCGGGCAGCCATCCATGCTGCGTGGGAAGCGAACCGTATTGCTGCTGGCGGGCATGAATGGCGCCTGCCATCCTGGATCAGCGCTTACCCGGAGATCGAAGCCAACCCGCAGAAGGGCATCCCCTTCCCGCCCTTCCGCTGGGACGAAGACCGCCGCGCGGTGCTGCGCGCCGAACTCGATGCGTACTACGCCCGGCTCTACGGTCTGACGCGCAAGCAACTGCGCTACATCCTCGACCCGGCGGATTTGACCGAACGCGAACTTGCCGACATCCTCGATCCGTGGGAAGAGGTGCGCGACCCGCTCGACCCGGCGGGGTATGCCGCCCGCGTCGCCGCCAGCACCTTCCCCGGCGAAACCTTTCGCGTGCTGAAGGAGAAGGAACTGCGTCAGTTCGGCGAATACCGCACGCGACGGCTGGTGCTGGAGGCGTGGGAGCAGCTGGAGCGGCGTTGA
- a CDS encoding type II toxin-antitoxin system VapB family antitoxin, translated as MRTNIVLDDELIQRALQVTGLKTKREVIHEALRTLIRLHEQAEIRALRGQLEWEGDVHQQRLSRLEK; from the coding sequence ATGCGTACCAATATTGTGCTGGATGATGAATTGATTCAGCGCGCGCTTCAGGTGACCGGTCTCAAGACCAAACGTGAAGTGATTCATGAAGCCTTGCGAACACTGATTCGCCTGCATGAGCAGGCTGAAATCCGTGCTTTGCGCGGTCAGCTCGAGTGGGAAGGGGATGTGCACCAGCAACGTTTATCGCGTCTGGAGAAGTGA
- the vapC gene encoding type II toxin-antitoxin system VapC family toxin, translating to MLLVDSTIWIDYFNGVASSQTDYLDRILDLKLILVGDLILAEVLQGFRNDTDFERARRALEKFRQVSMVNPSLALKSARNFRLLRRKGITVRKTIDSLIATWCIESRVPLLHHDSDFDGYEAHLGLRVIRP from the coding sequence ATGTTGCTGGTGGACAGCACGATCTGGATTGATTACTTCAACGGCGTTGCCTCTTCCCAAACCGATTACCTGGATCGCATCCTGGATTTGAAGCTTATCCTGGTCGGTGACCTGATTCTGGCCGAAGTCTTGCAGGGTTTTCGCAATGATACCGACTTTGAGCGCGCCCGCCGTGCATTGGAGAAATTCCGCCAGGTGTCTATGGTCAATCCGTCACTGGCATTGAAGAGCGCCCGAAATTTTCGCCTGTTGCGACGCAAGGGCATCACTGTGCGCAAAACGATAGATAGTTTGATTGCAACCTGGTGCATTGAGAGTCGTGTACCTTTGCTGCACCACGACAGTGACTTTGACGGGTATGAAGCGCATCTGGGGTTGCGAGTAATTCGCCCCTGA
- a CDS encoding zinc-ribbon domain-containing protein yields MVERICPQCGHGNPLDHHFCGKCGAALERLLPAPLSPQPLARLSAALPARWRDVGRAVAISAVALAAEAGIAWLARRIEQRQVPVVSSTPLARIVTPAAPLSTPREATNIVTIISERVIEFIDDGNGTRRISERTFWRRIEE; encoded by the coding sequence ATGGTGGAGCGCATTTGTCCGCAATGTGGTCACGGCAATCCGCTTGATCATCACTTCTGCGGGAAATGCGGCGCAGCGCTGGAGCGTCTGCTTCCGGCGCCGCTGTCGCCGCAGCCGCTGGCGCGCCTGAGCGCAGCGCTTCCGGCACGCTGGCGCGACGTCGGGCGGGCGGTGGCGATCAGTGCGGTGGCGCTGGCGGCAGAAGCTGGCATTGCCTGGCTGGCACGGCGGATCGAACAGCGCCAGGTGCCGGTGGTTTCCTCCACGCCGCTAGCGCGGATCGTCACTCCGGCTGCGCCGCTGTCAACGCCGCGTGAAGCGACGAATATCGTCACGATCATCAGTGAACGGGTGATCGAGTTCATCGACGACGGCAACGGAACGCGCCGCATCAGCGAGCGCACATTCTGGCGTCGTATCGAAGAGTAG
- a CDS encoding AAA family ATPase yields MTAAEEKMQDVLSPEEFRQRALAIETEIAQVIVGQRELIRQTVITLLAGGNALLEGVPGLAKTTLVRTLADVIDCSFSRIQFTPDLMPADIVGTTLISEDGSGHKTFRFEPGPIFANLILADEINRATPKTQSALLEAMQEHTVTVAKTIHRLESPFFVLATQNPLEMEGTYPLPEAQLDRFFFKILIPFPTAADLVEIANRTTSARMPQVRKVANAATILAMQRLARSVPIASHVLAYAARLITATHPEDKDAPAVTRQYVRYGASPRGMQALILAGKIMALLDGRYNVAFADLRQAALPALRHRVILNFEAQAEGVSPDDIVRQVVESVRAE; encoded by the coding sequence ATGACAGCAGCCGAAGAGAAGATGCAGGATGTGTTGTCGCCTGAAGAGTTCCGCCAGCGCGCGCTGGCGATTGAAACCGAAATTGCGCAGGTGATTGTCGGTCAGCGCGAACTGATCCGGCAGACGGTCATCACCCTGCTGGCGGGGGGCAACGCGCTCCTCGAAGGGGTGCCGGGGCTGGCAAAAACCACCCTGGTGCGCACGCTCGCCGATGTGATCGACTGCTCCTTCAGTCGTATCCAGTTTACTCCCGACCTCATGCCGGCGGATATTGTCGGTACGACACTCATCAGTGAAGATGGATCGGGGCATAAGACATTTCGGTTCGAGCCGGGTCCGATCTTTGCCAATCTCATCCTGGCGGATGAGATCAATCGCGCAACGCCGAAAACCCAGAGCGCTTTGCTGGAAGCGATGCAGGAACATACGGTGACGGTCGCCAAAACCATCCATCGTCTCGAAAGTCCGTTCTTCGTTCTGGCGACGCAGAACCCGCTCGAAATGGAAGGCACCTATCCGTTGCCTGAAGCGCAACTTGATCGCTTTTTCTTCAAGATTCTGATCCCATTCCCCACTGCGGCGGACCTGGTTGAAATCGCCAACCGCACAACCAGCGCGCGTATGCCGCAGGTGCGCAAGGTGGCCAATGCGGCGACAATCCTGGCGATGCAGCGTTTGGCGCGCTCGGTTCCTATCGCCAGTCATGTGCTGGCGTATGCGGCGCGCCTGATCACGGCCACGCATCCCGAAGATAAGGACGCGCCCGCCGTCACCAGACAGTATGTGCGGTACGGCGCCAGCCCGCGCGGTATGCAGGCGCTCATTCTGGCAGGCAAAATCATGGCGCTCCTCGATGGACGCTACAATGTCGCCTTCGCCGATCTGCGTCAGGCGGCGCTTCCCGCTCTCCGTCACCGCGTTATCCTGAATTTCGAGGCGCAGGCGGAAGGAGTCTCGCCTGATGATATCGTCAGGCAGGTGGTCGAATCCGTGCGCGCAGAGTGA
- a CDS encoding DUF58 domain-containing protein: MTTSSAQPLFDSAFLRKLDRLALLTRRAMVGDIQGERRSPRRGSSVEFADFRPYVHGDDIRQIDWNLYARMERFFLKLFVAEEELTIHLLVDNSASMDWGDPHKLTYARRLAAAFGYVALSTLDRVTVTAFAAGAGAQLRGVRGKAGALPLFAFLQRLQPGGSGDLAAACKRYVRTAINPGPLILCSDLLDPHWEEALRALGSRPFEITLIHILAPQELRPQLDGDFRLLDAETGEAVEITADLETLQRYLEHLRDWQESIERFCHGRGITYVQVDTAQPVEEFILTMLRQRGVFR; encoded by the coding sequence GTGACAACCTCCTCTGCACAACCGTTGTTCGATTCGGCGTTTCTGCGCAAACTGGATCGCCTGGCGCTGCTGACGCGTCGCGCAATGGTCGGCGACATCCAGGGGGAGCGGCGCAGTCCGCGACGCGGGTCGTCGGTCGAGTTCGCCGATTTTCGCCCCTATGTCCACGGCGATGATATTCGCCAGATCGACTGGAACCTGTATGCGCGGATGGAACGCTTCTTCCTCAAACTCTTCGTGGCGGAGGAAGAGTTGACGATCCATCTGCTGGTCGATAACAGTGCGTCGATGGATTGGGGCGACCCGCATAAATTGACCTATGCCCGCCGTCTGGCGGCGGCGTTTGGGTATGTTGCGCTTTCGACGCTTGATCGAGTGACGGTTACGGCGTTTGCAGCGGGCGCTGGCGCGCAACTCCGCGGTGTGCGCGGCAAAGCCGGGGCGCTGCCGTTGTTCGCGTTTCTTCAGCGCCTCCAACCTGGCGGCTCGGGAGACCTCGCCGCTGCCTGCAAACGCTATGTGCGCACCGCCATCAATCCGGGACCGCTGATCCTCTGTTCCGACCTGCTCGATCCGCACTGGGAGGAAGCGCTGCGCGCGCTGGGGTCGCGCCCGTTCGAGATAACCCTGATCCATATTCTGGCGCCGCAGGAATTGCGCCCGCAACTCGATGGCGATTTTCGTCTGCTGGACGCCGAGACCGGCGAGGCGGTCGAAATCACCGCCGATCTGGAAACGTTGCAGCGCTACCTTGAGCATCTCCGCGACTGGCAGGAGTCGATTGAGCGCTTCTGCCACGGACGTGGTATCACATATGTGCAAGTCGATACGGCGCAACCGGTCGAGGAGTTCATTCTGACGATGTTACGTCAGCGCGGCGTGTTTCGTTGA